A genome region from Paralichthys olivaceus isolate ysfri-2021 chromosome 6, ASM2471397v2, whole genome shotgun sequence includes the following:
- the LOC109630535 gene encoding N-terminal EF-hand calcium-binding protein 1-like — translation MLACTEMITMCLQSAKHQHLRRQQELDHNQNQGTSMFHDIFRRADKNDDGKLSLEEFQSYFTDGILTDEQMQELYYSIDRQKKDNLDIDKLSEYFSPHLGEYVNVLSALEKLNVAILKAMDKTKEEYQGSSVLGQFVTRFLLRETTTQLQSLQSSLDCAMEAVHDQGCTGRRILKTPQDLPIQRVAKRPGRRIQKNMCLSPTDPYSGMLTTGVSVEPDNHWGSQINQLEELIDKLECESPHLEPLKEDTLAGTYKSNILLVQRQMSVKERDVEQFQQALKIYTDATNSQLNNLHVSVQNLPDRSCFIMYEFWQDRLSWMSYLQSSISKTFLRCIIDSLEEPEMVSTMLLPASWWIMNNN, via the exons ATGCTGGCGTGCACAGAGATGATCACCATGTGTCTCCAATCTGCAAAGCACCAACACttgaggaggcagcaggagcTGGACCACAACCAAAACCAAGGCACCTCTATGTTCCATGAT ATATTCCGCCGGGCAGACAAAAACG ACGACGGGAAGCTGTCCTTGGAGGAGTTCCAGTCGTATTTCACTGATGGTATCCTCACCGACGAGCAGATGCAGGAGCTGTACTACTCCATCGACAGGCAGAAGAAAGA CAACCTGGACATAGACAAACTCTCAG aGTACTTCAGTCCACATCTGGGAGAATACGTCAATGTCCTCTCTGCTCTGGAAAAGCTGAATGTGGCCATTTTGAAGGCCATGGACAAAACTAAAGAG GAGTACCAGGGTTCATCAGTGCTGGGTCAGTTTGTGACGCGCTTCCTCCTGAGGGAGACCACCACCCAGCTACAGTCTCTGCAGTCATCCCTTGACTGTGCAATGGAGGCTGTTCATGACCAAGGCTGCACAGGGAGGAGGATACTGAAGACACCCCAGGACCTGCCCATCCAGAGGGTGGCCAAGCGTCCCGGCCGACGCATCCAAAAGAACATGTGTCTTTCTCCCACTGACCCCTACTCTGGCATGCTCACCACAG GGGTCAGTGTGGAGCCAGACAACCACTGGGGCTCCCAGATCAACCAGCTGGAGGAACTCATAGACAAACTGGAGTGTGAG AGTCCACATCTTGAGCCCCTCAAAGAGGACACGTTAGCAGGGACGTATAAATCG AACATTCTTCTGGTTCAGAGGCAAATGTCTGTGAAGGAGAGAGACGTGGAGCAGTTTCAGCAAGCTCTCAAAATCTACACAGACGCCACCAACAGCCAGCTAAACAATCTGCA cgtTTCAGTCCAGAACCTGCCAGACAGATCATGCTTCATCATGTATGAATTTTGGCAGGATCGTCTCTCCTGGATGAG CTACCTGCAGTCGTCCATCAGTAAGACTTTCCTGCGCTGCATTATCGACTCACTGGAAGAGCCGGAGATGGTCTCCACCATGCTCCTCCCAG CCTCTTGGTGGATTATGAACAACAACTGA